The nucleotide sequence TGGCGCTGGACCTTCTTCGTGAACATCCCGTTCGCCATCGTCGCCGGGATCGGCGCGGTCGCCGTGATCCGCGACCCGGTGGAGAGCCGCAACACCTCCCGGCTGGACGTCCCCGGTGTGCTCCTGGCCACCTCGGGTCTGGTCTCGCTGGTCTACGGCTTCACCCGCGCCGAGTCCGACGGCTGGTCCGCGGGCCTGACCATCGGTCTGTTCGTCGCCGCGGCCGTGCTGCTGATCGCCTTCGTGGCCGTCGAGTCGCGGGTGAAGGCGCCGCTGCTGCCGCTGCGCGTGATCACCGACCGGAACCGGGGCGGTGTCTACGCCTCGCTGGGCCTCGCCGTCATCGGCATGTTCGGCCTGTTCCTCTTCCTCACCTACTACATGCAGGTCGTCAAGGGGTACAGCCCGGTCAGGACCGGCTTCGCCTTCCTGCCGATGGTCGCGGGCATGATCACCGGCTCGACGCAGATCGGCGCCCGGCTGATGACCCGGGTCCCGGCGCGGCTGCTGATGGGGCCGGGCTTCCTGGTCGCCTCGGTCGGCATGCTGCTGCTGACCCAGATCGACCTGGACACCTCGTACCCCGCGCTGATCCTGCCCGGGTTCCTGCTCCTCGGCCTCGGCATGGGTACCGCCTTCATGCCGGCGATGAGCCTGGCCACGCATGGTGTCGAGCCGCGTGACGCGGGTGTCGCCTCGGCGATGGTCAACACCTCGCAGCAGGTGGGCGGCGCCATCGGCACCGCGCTCCTGAACACCATCGCGGCGAGCGCCACCACCGCGTACGCGAAGTCGCATGCGGCGGGCGCCCCTTCCCGTACGGCGCTGGAGCTGCAGTCGATGGTGCACGGCTACACCGCCGCCATCTGGTGGGCGGTCGGCATCCTGGTGCTGGCCGGAGTGATCGCCATCACGATGGTCAACGCCGGACATCAGGGAGGCGGCGGCACGGTCGCCGGCTCCGATGAGGGAGCGGCGGAGGACGCCATTCCGGTCATGGCGCACTGACGCGCGGAGGTAGTCCGCGGCAGGGCGAAGGCCCCGTTCCCCCGGGGAGAATCCTGGGGGAACGGGGCCTTCGTCCGTCCTTCGTTCGTTCGGTCCCCGGCGTGCTGGGGCGGGGGCGTCAGCGCAGCCAGGGGAGGTCGGCGCCCTCCGGCTGCAGGCCGTCCGCGATGGTCCGGCAGATGGTGCCGAACTGCTCGACCTGCTCGGGGGTGAGCCGGTCGAAGACGGCCGTCCGCACGGCGGACACATGGCCGGGGGCGGTCTCCTCCAGCACCTTGAGTCCCTTGTCGGTGAGGACCGCGTTCTGCCCGCGCTTGTCGTCGGGGCAGTCCTCGCGTCGGACCCAGCCGTCCTTCTCCATGCGCGCGATGGCATGGGACAGCCGGGATCGGGTGATCTTGGCCGCCTCGGCCAGCTCGGTCATCCGCAAGCGGTGGCGTGGCGCCCAGGAGAGCTTTACCAGCAGGCTGTAGTAGACGTGGGGCATGCCGGCGTCGCGCTGCAGCTGGCGGTCGAGGTGATCCTCCAGAAGCATTCTCGCCTGGACATACGCCAGCCAACTGCGCTGCTCGTCATCGGTCAGCCAACGCGGTTCGTCGGTGTCTGAGGGGGTCTTCATGGCGTCGTCCACGCGTCCATTCTAGAGAACACTTTTTGAACTTTAAACAAGTGTGCGGTACAGTAATGCCGTGATTGCTTGAGACTTCAAGTACGTACCTTGTCGAGCTCTGCCGAGGAGACTTCATGTCCGCGCTCGACGGGCGAATGCCCGCCCTCTATCTCAGTCATGGTGCTCCGCCGCTCGCCGACGATCCGGTCTGGCCCGGACAGCTCGCCGCCTGGGCCGCGGGCCTGCCCCGGCCCCAGGCCATTCTCATGATCTCCGCCCACTGGGAGGAGGCGCCACTGGCGGTCGGGGCCACCCAACAGGTGCCTCTGGTCTATGACTTCTGGGGATTCCCCCAGCACTACTACCAGGTGCGGTACGCCGCGCCGGGCGCCCCCGAACTCGCCGAGCGGATCCGTAAGACGCTGCGCACGGCGGGCACCCCGGTCCAGGACATCCCCGATCGGGGGCTGGACCACGGGGCGTATGTGCCCCTGGTCGAGATGTATCCGGAGGCCGACATCCCGGTCCTGCAGGTCTCGATGCCGACCCTCGACCCGCGGAAGCTGATGGAGATCGGGCGGAAGTTGGCGCCGCTGCGGGACGAGGGCGTCCTGATCGTCGGCAGCGGTTTCTTCACCCACAACCTGGCCGCGATGCGGCAGAGGGGCCCGACGCCGCCCAGTTGGTCGGCCGAGTTCGACGACTGGGGGCAACGGGCCCTGGACGCCCAGGACATCGACGCGCTGCTGGACTTCGAGCACACGGCCCCGGCGGGACGGCTCGCCCACCCGCGCACCGAACACTTCGCGCCGTTGTTCGTCACGCTGGGCGCGGCAGAGGCGGAGTTGGGCAGCCAGCGGAGCGTGATCGACGGCTTCTGGATGGGGTTGGCGAAGCGGTCGGTGCAGTTTGGGTGAGTGGGCGGCTCGGTGAGGGGGTGGGTCTGAGTGGGGACGGACCGGCTCGTCGGGTACGGACCGGCTCGTGCCCGTCTCAGAGCGCCGGGTCGATCATCGCGCAGGCATGGAGTGCCGCGGCCAGGGCCATGGCGTCCGGGCCCTGGGCGACATCGAGGGCGGTGTCGGTGAGCTTGATGGCGTGCTCATCGCCGTGCGCGGCGGCGCGGGCGAAGACCTCCTCGGGGGTGACGCCTGCCGTGGACGGCAGCCGGTCGGCCGGGAGCGGCTCCCGCGGCGCGTACACCGCCGTGACCGCGGCGCTCGCCGCCCATGCCGCGTCCAGACTCGGCGCCCACAGCTCGCGCGGCAGCGCGGGCAGGACGCGCAGGACGGCGTTGGGCGCCGTCGCGGCGTGGACCAGCATGACCGGTTCGCCGTGTCCGTGGGTGGCGTAGCGATGGGTCGCGGCCCGCACGAGCTCGGTCAGCCGCCGACGCGCCTCCTCCGGTGGGTCGGCGTCGGGGGCGTCGGGGGCGGTCGTCCGGCCGGTGGGCCGCGGGGTGGTCGGCTGACCGGGCCGCGGGGCGGGCGGCCAGGTGGGGAAGGCGGTGAGCCGGGCCAGCCGCGCCCGTATGCCACCGCTCTGGTCCGCGACTGGCTCCACGGCGGCCAGCGCGTCGGCCGCCGCCCCGGAGACAGGGCCCGGCTGCTGCCGGAGCGGCGGCAGCGGGGCGTGCCGGGCGGCCCAGTAGCCGAGGGCATGGGCCAGTTCGGCGGTGCGGGGAGCGGTCGTGGTGTCCGGGTCGTCCAGGAGGGTCCGTACGGCGTGGCCGACGCGGATCACCGGATGCGTCGCACCGCCGGCGATGCCCGGCAGCAGCCGGGGCCACCACACGGCGAGCACGTCCCGCCAGGGGCGGTCGGCGAGCTCCCGGCCGAAGTAGGCGGGCCAGTCGGCGAGACGGCGTGGATCGCCGAGCGCCTCGCGCCAGTTCTCCTCGGTGATCCGGGCGTATGGGCCCGGCATCTCCTCCAGCTTGTCGCGATAGCGGTCCAGCCACCGATGCACGGTGCGCCCCTGGCCGTGACGCACCAGCGCCTCCACGGCCATCGGCGCGTGATTGCTCAGCCATCCCTCATGCTCGGGGCCTGAGGCATGCAGTCGCTCGAGGGCTTCGTCGAGGGTTCCACTCGTGTCGTCTGTCATGACCTCACGCTAGGGAGGGCGGGGCGGCCCCGAATCGGGCCGGGGACGGAAGCGTGCGGGGACCAACGACCTAAGCCGGGGCCGGGGCGGGAGGGCCCGGGACCTCGGCCGGGGGTCTGGGCCGGGGGACTACGGAGGGCTGCGGCGGGCTACCGGGCCACGGAGGGTCGCGGGCTACGGCGCTACGGGCTGCGGCGTTACGGGCTGCGGCGCTACGGGCTACCGCGGAGGGCGCTCCTCCCGTGCGTGGAAGACGTAGAGCACTATGCCCATCATCGCGAGCCCCGCCCCGAGCCCGATCCCCGCGGACCGGTACACCGAGCCTCCGCTCACGGCGTGCAGAAAACCGAGCGCACAGCCGAGGAGCGTCCCGTAGAGCACGGCCCGGATCTCCGGCATCAGGCCCGGCGTCATCCTGCCGAGGGCGTAACAGAGCGCCCCGACCACCACCGCCGACACCACGCCGAGGACGGCGGACGCGGGGATGGTGGAGCCTTGATTGTGGTCCACGAACATCACCCAGCCGCCGAAGAGCACCGCCAGAACGACGGGGATGCCCCAGGAGGCGGAGGGGTGCAGTGGGAGGTGGAGCCGCGGATGGTGGCGGTGGCTCACCGGGGCTGTGGGGGCATTCATGACCGAACCTCCTCGTCGCCGCGTCCCCGCCCTGACCCGTCACTTTCCAGCGCACACCCATGCGGGGGGCCGGGCAACCCGGCGCGATGGGCCATCCGGGCAACCGGGAGCCCGCGAGATTCGTCTTGACGGATGAGAGACGGGCGGGAGAGCCGTGGAAGGCGACGGCACAGGGGGTCTGACCTGCGCTTCCCGCCGCTTCGGCAGTGCGCTGACCCCGGTGTGGGTGGACAGGATACTGCATGATCGTAAAAAGGTGGGGGCCTGATGGGAATTCTGTCCTGATTCCAGTCGTTGTTTCCTTCGGACGGGGCACCCGACACCGGAGAGTCCGTCCATAGTCCGCGCCCGATCCATCTGTAAGGGAGCACGCATGGCAACCCGTGCCGTCGCCCGTAATCAGTCCGCCGCCGCTGGTGGCGCTGATGGGGCCAACAGCGTTCGCGCCTCAGGCGGGGAGATCGCCGATCGCGACCTGGTCGGCATGTATCTCGACGAGATCGCTCGTACCCCGCTGCTGGACGCGGCGAAGGAGGTCGAGCTGTCCCAGTCCATCGAAGCGGGGGTGTATGCCCAGCAGATCCTGGACGGCGAGGTTGAGGAGGCCCCTGCCGCAGGTGCGAGCCGCGAGGAGCTGGAGGCGATAGCCACCGAAGGTGCCCGCGCCAAGGACATCTTCATCCGCTCCAACCTGCGCCTCGTCGTGGCTGTGGCGCGCCGCTATCCGCGCAGTGGGCTGCCCCTGCTGGATCTCATCCAGGAGGGCAACGCGGGCCTGGTGCGCGCGGTGGAGAAGTTCGACTACACCAAGGGGTTCAAGTTCTCGACCTATGCCACGTGGTGGATCCGTCAGGCCATCACGCGCTCGATCGCGGACCAGTCCCGTACGATCCGGCTGCCCGTCCACCTGGTCGAGGAGCTCGGTCGGATCCGCCGGGTGCAGCGGGAGTTCAACCGTGAGCACGGCCGCGAGCCGGAGCATGCCGAGATCGCCGAGGAGCTCGGCTCCACGATGGAGCGGGTCTCGGATGTGCTCGACTGGGCCCGCGACCCGGTCAGTCTGAACATGTCGGTCGACGACGAAGGGGAGACCCAGTTCGGCGATCTGCTGGAGGACACCTCGGCCGTTTCGCCCGAGCAGTCGGTGATGACGCTGCTGCGCAGCGAGGAGCTGGAGGACCTGATCGGCCGTCTCGACGACCGCACCGCCTCCATCATCAAGGCGCGGTACGGCATCGACGACGGCCGGGAGCGCACCCTGACCGAGGTCGGCAAGCAGCATGGCCTCACGCGTGAGCGCATCCGCCAGATCGAGAAGCATGCCTTGCTTGAGCTGAAGAAGATGGCCCGCCAGACCGGTTTCGACGCAGCGGCTTGAGTTCTCGGGACAGCAGACTCCAGCCGCCACCAGACCCTCTCCAACCCATGGACCGAGCCCCGGCGCCTCCCCCCTGGCGCCGGGGCTCGCTTGTGTCCGGGTGCGGGCCGCCTGTGTGGTGTGGCTGTGGTCTGCCTGTGGTGTGGTCGGGGTCGGTTGCGGGCCGGGGACGGGCGGTCAGACCGCGAAGCCGCCGTCCACGGCGATCGACGCCCCGGTGATGTAGCGGCTGCTGTCGCCCGCGAGATGGGCCACGGTCGCCGCGATCTCCGTGGGACGGCCGTAGCGGCCGAGTGCGGTGAAGCCGCTCTGGAGTGCGGCGCTCTCGCCGTCCGCCGGGTTCATATCGGTGTCCACCGGCCCGGGGTGGACCAGGTTGGCCGTGATCCCGCGCGGGCCGAGCTCACGGGCCAGGGCCTTGGTGAGGCCGGTGAGCGCGGTCTTGCTGGTCGCGTAGAGGCTGCCGCCGGGGAAGGCGACGCGCTCGGCCATACAGCTGCCGATGTTGATGATCCGCCCGCCGTCGGCCATATGCGCGGCGGCTGCCTGCGCCATGAGGAACGGCGCCCGGACGTTCACGGCGAGGACCTGGTCCACATCCTCCAGTGACAGCTCGGCGAGGGGGCCGAGGGCGCCGACGCCCGCGTTGTTGACCAGGATGTCCAGTCGGCCGAATTCGGCGGCGGCCCCCTCCACGGCGGCGCGCACCTCCTGCGCGTCGGCGCCGTCGACCCGCACCGCCCAGGCGCGACGGCCGAGCGCCTTGATGCGGTCGACCACGTCCGCCGCGCGTTCGGCCTGGCTGTGGTACGTCAGGGCGACATCGGCGCCGTCCTCGGCGAGCCGGATCGCCACGGCCTCGCCGATGCCCCGGCTGCCGCCGGTGACCAGGGCCGCCTTGCCGTCGAGTGTCATGTCTTCTCCTTGTATGCGGGTCCTTGTATGCGGGGAAAATCCCGCTGTGCGGTGATCCGTCTTGGTGACGGGGACATGACTCGATCCTGCTCGGGCGGGTCGCGGAAGTCCGGCGGGATACGGACGGTGCGCTGCGGCGATGCGCGGGGTGGGCGCGCTCGGCGGCAGTGGTCCGCGGCAGTGGTCTGCAGCAGGCATCCGAGGGGGGTCACTGAGCGATCGTTGGGCGACCGCTGAGCGATCGCGACCCGTCCATGCCCGGTCGAGTTCGTTTCGTGCCCGAGTCTGTTTACTTTCCGGCATCGCCCACGTAATCTGGCCGCGAAATCACAGGTTCGGGCATGGAAGGGACGTAAACCCACATGTACGCACCGGAGCGTCAGCAGGAGATTCTCCGGCTCGCCCGTGAAAGCGGGCGGGTGGATGTCCTGTCCCTCGCCGAGGAGTTCCAGGTCACCGCCGAGACCGTGCGGCGTGATCTGCGCACCCTCGACCGGGCGGGGCTCGTCCGCCGTGTGCACGGGGGCGCCATCCCGGCCGGCCGTCTGGACTTCGAGCCCGATCTCGCCGAGCGCGAGTCCACCGCCGCCGATGAGAAGGACCGCATCGCGCGGGCCGCCATCGCCGAGCTGCCGGCCGACGGCAGCGTGATCATCGACGCGGGCTCGACGGCGGCCCGGTTCGCCGCCGCCCTCCCGCTGGAGGCCAAGCTCACCGTCGTCACCCACGCCCTGCCGGTCGCCGCCCGTCTCGCCGACCACCCCGGTATCGCGCTGCACCTCGTCGGCGGACGGGTCCGCCACCGCACCCGGGCCGCCGTGGACGCATGGGCGCTGCGCGGCTACGGCGAGATCAAGGCCGATGTGGTCTTCCTCGCCACCAACGGCTTCTCGCTGGACGGCGGGCTCACCACACCCGATCTCGCGGAGGGCGCCGTCAAGGGCGCCATGATCGCGGCGGCCCGGCGGGTGGTACTGCTCGCGGACTCCGCCAAGTTCGGCCGGGAGCACTTCGCCCGGTTCGGCGGCCTCGACGATGTCGATCTGCTCATCACGGACACCGGGCTCAGCCCGCAGGACGCCCTGGCCATCGAGCGTCAGGGCACGGAAGTGGCACGCGCATGATTCTCACCGTCACCCCCAACCCCAGCCTGGACCGTACGTACGAGATCCCCGCGCTGGAGCGCGGCGCCGTGCTGCGGGCCACGGCCGACCGGGTCGACCCCGGTGGCAAGGGCGTCAATGTCTCGCGTGCCGTGGCCGCCGCGGGGCATCGCACGGTGGCCGTGCTGCCGCTCGGCGGACCGGAGGGAGCGCTGCTCGCTCGGCTGCTGGGGGAGCTGGGCATCGAGGCGGCGGGTGTGCCCGTGGCGGGCTCGACCCGGGTCAACATCTCCGTGGCCGAACCGGACGGCACCCTCACCAAGCTCAACGCGGGCGGGCCCGAGCTGAGCGGCGCCGAGGCCGAGGCGGTGCTGGAGGCCGTCCGGACGAGTGCCGAGAGCGCCGACTGGATCGCCTGCTGCGGCAGCCTGCCCCGCGGGCTCGCACCCGAGTGGTATGCCGAACTGGTGGCGCGGGCC is from Streptomyces hygroscopicus and encodes:
- a CDS encoding EmrB/QacA subfamily drug resistance transporter; the protein is MPETAQFVDPRRWKALIFIALAQLMVVLDATIVNIALPSAQADLGISDGNRQWVITAYALAFGGLLLFGGRIADLWGRKQTFIVGLAGFAAASAIGGAAANTGMLLGARALQGVFGALLAPSALSLLAVMFTDPKERAKAFGVFGAIAGGGGAVGLILGGVLTEYMDWRWTFFVNIPFAIVAGIGAVAVIRDPVESRNTSRLDVPGVLLATSGLVSLVYGFTRAESDGWSAGLTIGLFVAAAVLLIAFVAVESRVKAPLLPLRVITDRNRGGVYASLGLAVIGMFGLFLFLTYYMQVVKGYSPVRTGFAFLPMVAGMITGSTQIGARLMTRVPARLLMGPGFLVASVGMLLLTQIDLDTSYPALILPGFLLLGLGMGTAFMPAMSLATHGVEPRDAGVASAMVNTSQQVGGAIGTALLNTIAASATTAYAKSHAAGAPSRTALELQSMVHGYTAAIWWAVGILVLAGVIAITMVNAGHQGGGGTVAGSDEGAAEDAIPVMAH
- a CDS encoding MarR family transcriptional regulator; amino-acid sequence: MKTPSDTDEPRWLTDDEQRSWLAYVQARMLLEDHLDRQLQRDAGMPHVYYSLLVKLSWAPRHRLRMTELAEAAKITRSRLSHAIARMEKDGWVRREDCPDDKRGQNAVLTDKGLKVLEETAPGHVSAVRTAVFDRLTPEQVEQFGTICRTIADGLQPEGADLPWLR
- a CDS encoding extradiol ring-cleavage dioxygenase; the protein is MSALDGRMPALYLSHGAPPLADDPVWPGQLAAWAAGLPRPQAILMISAHWEEAPLAVGATQQVPLVYDFWGFPQHYYQVRYAAPGAPELAERIRKTLRTAGTPVQDIPDRGLDHGAYVPLVEMYPEADIPVLQVSMPTLDPRKLMEIGRKLAPLRDEGVLIVGSGFFTHNLAAMRQRGPTPPSWSAEFDDWGQRALDAQDIDALLDFEHTAPAGRLAHPRTEHFAPLFVTLGAAEAELGSQRSVIDGFWMGLAKRSVQFG
- a CDS encoding RNA polymerase sigma factor SigB, which translates into the protein MATRAVARNQSAAAGGADGANSVRASGGEIADRDLVGMYLDEIARTPLLDAAKEVELSQSIEAGVYAQQILDGEVEEAPAAGASREELEAIATEGARAKDIFIRSNLRLVVAVARRYPRSGLPLLDLIQEGNAGLVRAVEKFDYTKGFKFSTYATWWIRQAITRSIADQSRTIRLPVHLVEELGRIRRVQREFNREHGREPEHAEIAEELGSTMERVSDVLDWARDPVSLNMSVDDEGETQFGDLLEDTSAVSPEQSVMTLLRSEELEDLIGRLDDRTASIIKARYGIDDGRERTLTEVGKQHGLTRERIRQIEKHALLELKKMARQTGFDAAA
- a CDS encoding short-chain dehydrogenase/reductase SDR, translating into MTLDGKAALVTGGSRGIGEAVAIRLAEDGADVALTYHSQAERAADVVDRIKALGRRAWAVRVDGADAQEVRAAVEGAAAEFGRLDILVNNAGVGALGPLAELSLEDVDQVLAVNVRAPFLMAQAAAAHMADGGRIINIGSCMAERVAFPGGSLYATSKTALTGLTKALARELGPRGITANLVHPGPVDTDMNPADGESAALQSGFTALGRYGRPTEIAATVAHLAGDSSRYITGASIAVDGGFAV
- a CDS encoding D-beta-D-heptose 1-phosphate adenosyltransferase, producing the protein MYAPERQQEILRLARESGRVDVLSLAEEFQVTAETVRRDLRTLDRAGLVRRVHGGAIPAGRLDFEPDLAERESTAADEKDRIARAAIAELPADGSVIIDAGSTAARFAAALPLEAKLTVVTHALPVAARLADHPGIALHLVGGRVRHRTRAAVDAWALRGYGEIKADVVFLATNGFSLDGGLTTPDLAEGAVKGAMIAAARRVVLLADSAKFGREHFARFGGLDDVDLLITDTGLSPQDALAIERQGTEVARA